In a single window of the Acyrthosiphon pisum isolate AL4f chromosome X, pea_aphid_22Mar2018_4r6ur, whole genome shotgun sequence genome:
- the LOC100575173 gene encoding plexin-A3 produces the protein MVGRGRQWNYYRHSFVQGIIITMVFVSLSHAESLKSENNSTVCSEFLSCLKCAKHASCSWSLDNQKCIMTSSNLGNLTVNIEGHCPQFTILKKFVLRDELFSYTVAVSNDKNNFVKFLQGHKITCNLENEKLTGYVLNDEIKCNTKKLTAQRDKRFKALMIYHYHITIDDDIILRFNNDSDNYFTYYDHDCNRLWRDEECVTCMWTAYGYKNYFKRCTTKNRCVGQYEYYGKWHVKNYTGVGTDDVDKDGGVHLECPEAEIRSVDPMTAPWLGGTTVRFTVVNHHILAEGKEVAVTVAGRECSEPKTKRMASEDVMAISCTMMPATNMDRRRNHEGPVRLMYTGDPPKVTITSSFVIGLVDPVITDMSPRCGPAAGGTMLRIGGRFLDAGTSLRVSVGDYATCEPVALYSDLILCRTNPALVDGPTAARVNVIFDGQLSKHVGDGSVVFTYAAVPALDPGQSLQGIAAGGTAVQLRGRHFSCLRYAMFYVRHGERVHYTSCRLVNDTLAMCRAPKLEYGRGSAITSLKYGLRVQDPEYHEMDLLPPRDPNGYSLHADPVFVDFVTDGHTLTINGRDLDRGYRPQDDLTVRFRGSGSVCDVTATDHQRIVCVPTTNASVADLATVIGVIVTIGDTFACVVKRRVESRSRGLGGGPSDSVVAGVKIVCLIAIAIACIAVYRTKARHRVGATASAASVASTHPTTAVGYRKR, from the exons ATGGTTGGTCGTGGGCGTCAATGGAACTATTATAGACATTCCTTTGTTCAAGGGATTATAATCACAATg gtatTTGTATCACTATCACATGCAGAGTCATTGAAATCGGAAAATAATTCAACGGTTTGCTCGGAATTCTTATCATGCCTGAAATGTGCGAAACACGCGTCTTGTAGTTGGTCGTTAGACAATCAGAAATGTATAATGACATCTTCAAATTTAGGAAATTTAACAGTGAACATTGAAGGACACTGTCCGCAGTTCACTATACTGAAAAAATTCGTCCTGAGGGATGAGTTATTTTCTTACACGGTGGCGGTGTCGAACGACAAGAACAATTTCGTAAAATTTCTACAAGGGCATAAAATCACGTGCAATCTAGAAAACGAGAAACTCACGGGATATGTGTTAAACGACGAGATCAAATGCAACACGAAAAAACTAACGGCACAGAGGGACAAGCGATTTAAAGCGTTGATGATTTACCATTATCACATTACGATCGACGACGACATAATACTAAGATTCAACAACGATTCCGACAATTATTTTACGTATTACGATCACGATTGCAACAGGTTGTGGAGAGACGAAGAGTGCGTGACGTGCATGTGGACCGCGTACGGGTACAAGAACTACTTCAAACGGTGTACGACGAAAAACCGTTGCGTGGGCCAGTACGAGTATTACGGCAAGTGGCACGTGAAAAACTACACCGGGGTGGGGACCGACGACGTGGACAAGGACGGTGGAGTGCATCTAGAGTGTCCGGAAGCTGAGATCCGATCCGTGGACCCGATGACGGCACCGTGGCTGGGTGGCACGACGGTGCGATTCACGGTTGTCAACCATCACATCCTGGCCGAGGGGAAGGAAGTAGCGGTGACGGTAGCCGGACGTGAGTGCTCGGAACCTAAAACGAAGCGAATGGCTAGCGAAGACGTGATGGCCATCTCCTGCACCATGATGCCAGCGACCAACATGGACCGCCGCCGCAACCACGAGGGCCCGGTTCGGTTGATGTACACGGGCGACCCACCCAAGGTGACCATCACGTCGTCGTTCGTCATCGGACTGGTTGACCCAGTGATCACAGACATGAGCCCGAGGTGCGGGCCAGCGGCCGGTGGCACTATGTTGCGTATCGGCGGCCGGTTCCTAGACGCGGGCACCTCGTTGCGGGTGTCGGTGGGCGACTACGCGACGTGTGAACCAGTGGCACTATACTCGGACCTCATACTGTGCAGGACAAACCCGGCCTTAGTCGACGGGCCCACAGCGGCCAGGGTCAACGTGATTTTCGATGGACAGCTGAGCAAGCACGTCGGCGACGGGTCGGTGGTGTTCACGTACGCGGCCGTGCCGGCGCTGGACCCCGGACAGTCGCTGCAGGGCATCGCGGCCGGTGGCACAGCCGTCCAGCTGCGTGGCCGGCACTTCTCGTGCCTTCGGTACGCCATGTTCTACGTCCGGCACGGCGAACGGGTGCACTACACCAGTTGCAGGTTGGTCAATGACACGTTGGCCATGTGCAGAGCGCCAAAGCTCGAGTACGGACGTGGCAGTGCCATCACGTCGTTGAAGTACGGACTGCGAGTGCAGGACCCCGAGTACCACGAGATGGACCTATTGCCACCACGAGATCCAAACGGTTACAGTCTGCACGCCGACCCGGTGTTCGTGGACTTCGTTACGGACGGCCACACCTTAACAATCAACGGCCGTGACCTGGACCGCGGCTACCGGCCGCAAGACGACCTGACGGTCCGGTTCCGCGGTTCCGGTAGCGTGTGCGACGTCACAGCCACGGACCACCAACGGATCGTTTGCGTGCCGACCACTAACGCGTCCGTGGCTGACCTGGCAACGGTGATCGGCGTGATCGTCACCATCGGTGACACGTTCGCGTGCGTGGTGAAGCGCAGGGTGGAAAGCCGGAGTCGCGGCCTCGGTGGGGGTCCGTCGGACAGCGTGGTCGCCGGCGTCAAGATCGTATGCCTGATCGCCATCGCCATTGCATGCATCGCCGTGTATCGCACCAAGGCCAGACACCGAGTCGGCGCCACGGCGTCGGCCGCGTCGGTGGCGAGCACCCATCCCACTACCGCGGTTGGATATCGCAAAAGATGA